The Bacillus mycoides genome includes a region encoding these proteins:
- a CDS encoding Rpn family recombination-promoting nuclease/putative transposase, with the protein MSNSLVNLRIDFAFKQLFGTNGNEDILVAFLNAILKDSLESPIVALQLEDPHLHREYEEDKLSILDILATLNTGTKVNVEIQLNNNHDMIKRSLYYWGRLYTSQLQKGMPYSSLHKTITINLLNFVMFPEYESFHTTGILWNQQQQKLLSDDIEVHIVEIPKLLQQWREEKVNPWEDSFVRWLLLLPANEDEYLTQTLEDIAMNQDPILQKAMNKWERMSQDSSFRQAYEAREKALMDEAAKFAHARNEGKKEGIQEGVQQGKIQMIKGMHELGVPLETIAKASKLGIDEVERILEQK; encoded by the coding sequence ATGTCCAATTCATTAGTAAATTTACGTATCGATTTTGCCTTTAAGCAGTTATTTGGCACAAATGGGAATGAAGATATTTTAGTTGCCTTTTTAAATGCCATATTAAAAGATTCTTTAGAATCACCTATTGTTGCCCTACAATTAGAAGATCCACATTTGCATCGAGAATATGAAGAAGATAAATTATCAATTTTAGATATTTTGGCTACATTAAATACAGGAACAAAGGTAAATGTAGAAATACAATTGAATAACAATCACGATATGATCAAACGAAGCTTATATTATTGGGGAAGGTTATACACCTCTCAATTGCAAAAAGGAATGCCTTATAGCTCACTTCACAAAACAATTACCATAAACTTGTTAAACTTTGTGATGTTTCCAGAATATGAATCATTTCATACAACAGGAATCCTTTGGAATCAGCAACAACAAAAGTTATTAAGTGACGATATAGAAGTTCATATTGTAGAGATTCCAAAGTTACTACAGCAATGGCGCGAAGAGAAAGTTAATCCGTGGGAAGATTCGTTTGTTCGTTGGTTATTATTATTACCAGCGAATGAAGATGAGTATCTCACACAAACATTGGAGGACATTGCCATGAACCAAGATCCGATTTTACAAAAAGCAATGAATAAGTGGGAACGTATGAGTCAAGATTCTTCTTTCCGTCAAGCATATGAAGCAAGAGAAAAGGCCTTAATGGATGAGGCTGCAAAATTTGCTCATGCTCGTAATGAGGGGAAAAAAGAAGGAATTCAAGAAGGGGTTCAGCAAGGAAAAATACAGATGATTAAAGGTATGCATGAACTTGGTGTACCACTTGAAACGATTGCTAAAGCCAGTAAATTAGGAATAGATGAGGTTGAACGTATTTTAGAACAAAAATAA